A single region of the Chryseobacterium sp. 6424 genome encodes:
- a CDS encoding tape measure protein, producing the protein MYGFTLSLKDMFTSPLARISDALKRVNDQVDDLDEDVDQFSKRGGSSLGGLVGVVTRLGAAFVTFESVKALFNIGVQAEQTNTKFEVLLGSAEKGRALLDQLTQYANFTPYSGEGMNKAAETMLGFGIAQERIMPNMKMLGDIAMGNEEKLGSLSLVYSQIMATGKLMGQDLLQLINQGFNPLQIISDQTGLSMGVLKGKMEQGAISSDMISEAFRIATSEGGRYHKMAEKMAETAGGKWSTMMDAFAAVTRNVALRFAEWVKPIFDVGTAFAGRILPMLKWMYEYRSVIYTLVIAYSIYSGILLIAAARTAYLAWAVSWSTSAIIFNTIATYGWSGAWTVLNAAMRANPIGFIITLIGLLVAGVIWAWKNFEQFRGFVMGAWAVLKGFAQMIGDFVIGRINDLIKAIDGIGRAFTALKNGKFQEAFDIGKGVMGNLAGTETAAKFLESGKKLGGLYGQGYGEGVAMGKKTIRAPKTGAPETPKGPVKDNGVFNSLLGAGGGTEKGKGKGGNGAGSAAAKADGITGGGSKQTNINITIGKLQDQTVIHVDSSDKGINNLGDKVQELMLRAVNSVNQMQTT; encoded by the coding sequence ATGTACGGATTTACGCTTTCGCTTAAAGACATGTTCACCTCGCCACTCGCGCGGATCAGCGACGCGCTGAAGCGGGTGAATGATCAGGTTGATGATCTGGATGAAGATGTAGATCAGTTCAGTAAAAGAGGCGGATCCAGTCTTGGCGGTCTTGTGGGCGTGGTTACCCGGTTGGGTGCCGCATTTGTTACGTTTGAGTCGGTAAAGGCTTTGTTTAATATCGGTGTTCAGGCTGAACAGACCAATACTAAATTTGAGGTCCTTTTGGGATCCGCAGAAAAAGGCAGGGCTTTACTGGATCAGCTCACTCAATATGCCAATTTCACCCCTTACTCCGGTGAGGGAATGAATAAAGCAGCAGAGACGATGCTCGGTTTCGGGATTGCTCAGGAGCGCATTATGCCAAACATGAAGATGCTGGGCGATATTGCCATGGGTAATGAGGAGAAGCTTGGAAGCCTCTCGCTGGTCTACTCACAAATTATGGCTACCGGAAAGTTGATGGGGCAAGATCTTCTACAGCTCATTAACCAGGGCTTTAACCCACTACAAATAATATCCGATCAAACCGGTCTCTCAATGGGAGTTCTTAAGGGCAAGATGGAACAAGGTGCTATTTCTTCCGATATGATATCGGAAGCCTTCAGGATTGCTACGTCTGAAGGTGGTAGGTATCACAAAATGGCAGAAAAAATGGCAGAAACAGCAGGCGGAAAATGGTCTACAATGATGGATGCTTTTGCCGCGGTCACACGTAATGTCGCGCTGCGATTTGCCGAATGGGTGAAGCCTATTTTCGATGTAGGCACCGCCTTCGCCGGTAGGATTCTGCCGATGCTAAAATGGATGTATGAGTACAGGTCGGTAATTTACACACTTGTCATCGCCTACTCAATTTATAGTGGTATCCTACTTATTGCGGCGGCTCGCACCGCTTACCTGGCTTGGGCTGTCTCGTGGTCAACCTCTGCAATTATTTTTAATACCATTGCGACCTATGGATGGTCTGGAGCGTGGACGGTTCTAAATGCAGCAATGCGAGCCAATCCGATCGGTTTCATTATAACACTTATCGGACTACTGGTGGCAGGCGTTATATGGGCATGGAAAAACTTTGAACAGTTTCGCGGTTTTGTAATGGGTGCATGGGCAGTTTTAAAAGGCTTCGCGCAGATGATCGGCGACTTCGTAATCGGCAGGATTAACGATCTTATCAAAGCTATCGACGGGATAGGCAGGGCGTTTACCGCCTTAAAAAACGGAAAATTTCAGGAAGCATTTGATATTGGTAAAGGCGTTATGGGCAATCTTGCGGGGACTGAAACTGCCGCTAAATTTTTAGAGTCAGGAAAGAAACTGGGCGGCCTGTACGGTCAGGGTTATGGTGAAGGTGTAGCGATGGGCAAGAAAACCATTCGGGCTCCAAAGACCGGCGCACCTGAAACACCGAAAGGTCCCGTAAAAGATAACGGCGTTTTCAATTCTCTTTTAGGCGCTGGAGGCGGCACTGAAAAGGGAAAAGGTAAAGGTGGAAATGGGGCCGGAAGTGCTGCCGCGAAAGCCGATGGCATCACCGGCGGTGGATCCAAGCAAACGAATATTAATATCACAATCGGCAAGCTGCAGGATCAAACCGTGATTCACGTGGACAGCAGCGACAAAGGGATCAATAATTTAGGCGACAAGGTGCAGGAGCTCATGCTACGAGCCGTGAACAGTGTAAACCAAATGCAGACTACGTAA